Proteins encoded in a region of the Acidobacteriota bacterium genome:
- a CDS encoding LLM class flavin-dependent oxidoreductase — protein sequence MKKIGFLSFGHWTPSAESQVRTAADALRQSIELAVAAEALGADGAYFRVHHFARQLGSPFPLLAAVGARTRTIEIGTAVIDMRYENPLYMAEDAGAADIIAGGRLQLGISRGSPEQVIDGWRYFGYAPREGESHADMARRHAEVFLDVIEGKGFAQPNPRPMFPNPPGLLRLEPYSEGLRDRIWWGSSSNATAEWAAKLGMNLQSSTLKDDETGEPLHVQQRKQIETYRAAWTRAGHRREPRVSVSRSIFALVDDRDRAYFGREGRGSDQIGYIDANTRAIFGRSYAAEPDVLVKELAADEAIAAADTLLLTVPNQLGVEYNAHVIESILRFVAPALGWR from the coding sequence ATGAAGAAGATTGGGTTTCTGTCCTTCGGGCACTGGACGCCGTCGGCCGAGTCGCAGGTCCGCACGGCGGCCGATGCGCTGCGGCAGTCGATCGAGCTGGCCGTCGCGGCCGAGGCGCTGGGCGCCGACGGCGCCTACTTCCGCGTGCACCACTTCGCGCGCCAGCTCGGCTCGCCGTTTCCGCTCCTCGCCGCCGTCGGCGCGCGCACGCGCACGATCGAGATCGGCACGGCCGTCATCGACATGCGCTACGAGAACCCGCTCTACATGGCCGAGGACGCAGGGGCGGCCGACATCATCGCGGGCGGCCGGCTCCAACTCGGGATCAGCCGAGGGTCACCGGAGCAAGTGATCGACGGCTGGCGCTACTTCGGCTACGCCCCTCGCGAGGGTGAGAGCCACGCCGACATGGCCCGCCGGCACGCCGAGGTCTTCCTCGACGTCATCGAAGGCAAAGGATTCGCGCAGCCGAACCCGCGGCCGATGTTCCCGAATCCTCCCGGCCTGCTGCGCCTCGAGCCGTATTCGGAAGGGCTGCGGGATCGGATCTGGTGGGGCTCGAGCTCGAACGCCACGGCCGAGTGGGCGGCGAAGCTCGGCATGAACCTGCAGAGCTCCACGCTCAAGGACGACGAGACGGGCGAGCCGCTGCACGTGCAGCAGCGCAAGCAGATCGAGACCTACCGCGCGGCCTGGACGCGGGCCGGCCACCGCCGCGAGCCGCGCGTCTCGGTGAGCCGCAGCATCTTCGCGCTCGTCGACGACCGCGATCGCGCCTACTTCGGACGTGAGGGCCGCGGCAGCGACCAGATCGGCTACATCGACGCGAACACGCGCGCGATCTTCGGCCGCTCGTACGCCGCAGAGCCCGACGTGCTGGTCAAGGAGCTGGCCGCCGACGAGGCGATCGCGGCGGCCGACACGCTGCTCCTCACGGTGCCGAACCAGCTCGGCGTCGAGTACAACGCGCACGTCATCGAGAGCATCCTGAGGTTCGTCGCCCCGGCGCTCGGCTGGCGCTGA
- a CDS encoding VOC family protein → MTPKNTICLWFDKDALDAARFYAATFPDSEVTAVQTAPGDYPGGKQGDVLTVKFTVAGIPCLGLNGGPTFRHSEAFSFQIATDSQEETDRYWNAIVGNGGQESQCGWCKDRWGLSWQITPRALTDALAAGGAEAKRAFAAMMPMRKIDIAAIEAARRG, encoded by the coding sequence ATGACACCGAAGAACACCATCTGCCTGTGGTTCGACAAGGACGCCCTCGACGCCGCGCGCTTCTATGCCGCCACCTTTCCGGACAGTGAGGTCACCGCGGTCCAGACGGCGCCCGGTGACTATCCCGGCGGCAAACAGGGTGACGTGCTGACGGTGAAGTTCACCGTGGCCGGCATCCCCTGCCTCGGCCTCAACGGTGGGCCGACGTTCCGGCACAGCGAAGCCTTCTCGTTCCAGATCGCCACCGACAGCCAGGAGGAGACGGACCGCTACTGGAACGCGATCGTCGGCAACGGCGGTCAGGAGAGCCAGTGCGGCTGGTGCAAGGACCGCTGGGGGCTGTCGTGGCAGATCACGCCGCGTGCCCTGACCGACGCGCTCGCGGCCGGCGGCGCCGAGGCCAAGCGCGCCTTCGCGGCCATGATGCCGATGAGGAAGATCGACATCGCCGCCATCGAGGCGGCGCGACGCGGCTGA
- a CDS encoding cytochrome C — protein sequence MRRALLILLSVIVALAAGGAVFVALRQHLTFDAPYPDVTASSDPDVIARGRYIVRDAAPCASCHGDPSQREAYFGGADVALSGGFVFDIPPGRFYTRNLTPDPDTGLGRVSDRAIARAVRYGVGHDGRALLPFMEMQGLADDDLVAVVSYLRTLAPVRHSVPPHEYTLLGKVIRATVLANPVGPASTPPSRAPRGATIEAGRYLAESVTLCWACHTQRSQMTGALIGPKFGGATDFIESDDPGRSWSPPNLTSDPETGRVGILSEDDWVKRFRMGQVIPRSPMPWQAFSRLSEDDLRAIYRYLRTVPPVKHDVGPLVVTLNGQ from the coding sequence ATGCGCCGAGCGCTCCTCATCCTTCTCAGCGTGATCGTGGCCCTTGCGGCCGGCGGCGCCGTCTTCGTGGCGCTGCGGCAGCATCTGACCTTCGACGCGCCCTACCCTGACGTGACGGCCTCGTCGGATCCGGACGTTATCGCGCGCGGCCGCTACATCGTGCGCGACGCGGCGCCGTGCGCTTCGTGCCACGGCGACCCCTCGCAGCGCGAGGCCTACTTCGGTGGGGCGGACGTGGCGCTCAGCGGCGGATTCGTCTTCGACATCCCGCCCGGCAGGTTCTACACGCGCAATCTCACGCCGGATCCGGACACCGGCCTGGGACGCGTCTCCGACCGCGCGATCGCGCGCGCCGTCCGCTACGGCGTTGGCCACGACGGCCGTGCGCTCTTGCCGTTCATGGAGATGCAGGGATTGGCCGACGACGATCTCGTCGCGGTCGTGTCGTACCTGCGAACGCTGGCGCCGGTCCGGCACTCGGTACCGCCGCACGAATACACGCTCCTCGGCAAGGTGATCCGGGCGACCGTGCTCGCCAACCCGGTCGGCCCGGCGTCCACGCCGCCCTCGCGCGCGCCGCGCGGCGCCACGATCGAAGCAGGACGGTACCTCGCCGAGTCGGTCACGCTGTGCTGGGCCTGTCACACCCAGCGCAGCCAGATGACGGGCGCGCTCATCGGACCGAAGTTCGGCGGCGCGACGGACTTCATCGAGTCCGACGATCCCGGACGCTCGTGGTCGCCGCCGAACCTCACGAGCGATCCCGAAACCGGACGGGTCGGCATCCTGAGCGAAGACGATTGGGTGAAGCGCTTCAGGATGGGACAGGTGATCCCGAGATCGCCGATGCCGTGGCAGGCGTTCTCGCGGCTGAGCGAGGACGACCTGCGCGCGATCTACCGCTATCTCAGGACCGTGCCGCCCGTGAAGCACGACGTCGGCCCGCTCGTCGTCACCCTGAACGGCCAGTAA
- a CDS encoding PQQ-binding-like beta-propeller repeat protein codes for MRRFGSFGRNLARPLGASLLVVLAWALADRDVATQQPAPGAPAQPPGRGGAPAPAGGGGGGGRGRGLANDPVAQANLAAMRAPLDRLTPVTDEMLRNPPPGDWLHWRRTYDGWGYSPLTEINRDTVKNLQVAWTWSLSSSPGAVMEFTPLVHDGVMFLWNFGETIQALDAKTGTLLWQYAHQLPKDYPSLPGFFRTKRNLAIGGNKLIVPTIDMRLIALDVKTGTKLWDVSTDDYKSLRTYNSGPIVIKDKVLVGAGNCSPGHTNSPGPLQGVFPPGGCFITGHDLETGRELWRFNTIAHANEPGGDTWNNLPDEKRGGGAIWVVGQYDPELNLTYWGTGSPSPWSTVTRGTYDAKGLYMNSTLALNPDTGKLVWHYQHIGADPYDQDYAFERIVVPVNFGGRTRKAVITVGKPGIFEALDAATGEFLFARDPGAQNVATAIDPVTGVKTLLPEPLPEGVTRCPGNIGARNFPAGAYSPLTNRYYLPINDVCMGKQGDTPARFLALGLTTQEFVWDMKSRVPQSSALLATAGGLVFSATPDRYFRAFDDRDGRVLWESPRLNDIPNAFPMTYMVDGKQYLAMPVGNTGLQGNNALGTAPELAAVRGASSSILWVWKLP; via the coding sequence ATGCGCCGGTTCGGATCGTTCGGACGGAACCTCGCGCGCCCGCTCGGCGCGTCTTTGCTCGTCGTGCTCGCCTGGGCGCTCGCCGATCGCGACGTCGCGACGCAACAGCCTGCGCCGGGCGCGCCGGCCCAACCGCCGGGCCGGGGCGGTGCGCCGGCCCCCGCTGGCGGTGGCGGTGGAGGAGGCCGCGGGCGCGGGCTCGCCAACGATCCCGTCGCGCAGGCCAACCTGGCCGCCATGCGCGCGCCGCTCGATCGGCTGACGCCGGTCACCGACGAGATGCTGCGCAATCCGCCGCCCGGCGACTGGCTCCACTGGCGCCGCACCTACGACGGCTGGGGCTACAGCCCGCTCACCGAGATCAACCGCGACACGGTGAAGAACCTGCAGGTCGCGTGGACCTGGAGCCTGAGCTCCAGCCCGGGCGCGGTGATGGAGTTCACGCCGCTCGTCCACGACGGCGTCATGTTCCTCTGGAACTTCGGCGAGACGATCCAGGCGCTCGACGCGAAGACCGGCACGCTGCTCTGGCAGTACGCGCACCAGTTGCCGAAGGACTACCCCAGCCTGCCCGGCTTCTTCCGCACGAAGCGGAACCTCGCGATCGGCGGCAACAAGCTCATCGTGCCGACGATCGACATGCGCCTCATCGCGCTCGACGTCAAGACCGGCACGAAGCTCTGGGACGTCAGCACCGACGACTACAAGAGCCTGCGCACCTACAACAGCGGGCCCATCGTGATCAAAGACAAGGTCCTCGTCGGCGCGGGCAACTGCTCGCCAGGGCACACCAATTCACCCGGGCCGCTCCAGGGCGTGTTTCCCCCTGGCGGCTGCTTCATCACGGGCCACGATCTCGAGACCGGCCGGGAGCTGTGGCGCTTCAACACGATCGCGCACGCGAACGAGCCCGGCGGCGACACCTGGAACAACCTGCCGGACGAGAAGCGCGGCGGCGGCGCCATCTGGGTGGTCGGGCAGTACGACCCGGAGCTGAACCTCACCTACTGGGGCACCGGCTCGCCCTCGCCCTGGTCGACCGTCACGCGCGGGACCTACGACGCGAAGGGGCTCTACATGAACTCCACGCTCGCGCTCAATCCCGACACCGGCAAGCTCGTCTGGCACTACCAGCACATCGGCGCCGATCCGTACGACCAGGACTACGCGTTCGAGCGCATCGTCGTGCCGGTGAACTTCGGCGGGCGCACGCGCAAGGCGGTCATCACGGTCGGCAAGCCCGGGATCTTCGAAGCGCTCGACGCGGCCACGGGCGAGTTTCTCTTCGCGCGCGATCCGGGCGCGCAGAACGTGGCCACCGCGATCGATCCGGTGACGGGTGTCAAGACGTTGCTGCCCGAGCCGTTGCCCGAGGGCGTCACGCGGTGCCCCGGGAACATCGGCGCGCGCAACTTCCCCGCCGGCGCGTACAGCCCGCTGACGAATCGCTACTACCTCCCCATCAACGACGTCTGCATGGGCAAGCAGGGCGACACGCCCGCCCGCTTCCTCGCGCTGGGCCTGACGACGCAGGAGTTCGTGTGGGACATGAAGTCACGGGTGCCGCAGTCCTCGGCCCTACTCGCCACCGCGGGCGGCCTCGTGTTCTCGGCGACGCCGGACCGCTACTTCCGTGCGTTCGACGATCGCGACGGCAGGGTGCTGTGGGAGAGCCCGCGACTCAACGACATCCCGAACGCGTTTCCGATGACCTACATGGTGGACGGCAAGCAGTACCTCGCGATGCCGGTCGGCAACACCGGGCTGCAAGGCAACAACGCGCTCGGCACCGCCCCCGAGCTCGCCGCCGTGCGCGGCGCATCGTCGTCCATCCTCTGGGTGTGGAAGCTGCCGTAG
- a CDS encoding NAD-dependent epimerase/dehydratase family protein, with amino-acid sequence MPLHTILGANGVIGRGLSRELRAFEVRVRQVGRSPRAEHDTDDVVRADLLDARATADAIAGSEVAYLVAGLAYNTRVWQEQWPVVMRNVIDGCLRHRSALVFFDNVYAYGRVDGPMTETTPYNPSSRKGDVRARIATTLMDEVRRGTLRGMIVRAADFYGPGAALSLTHATVTERIKAGKTPQWIGNPEAEHTFTFTPDAARALALLANRTDAYGQVWHALTSKEPMSGERFVRLACEIAGRPNRLQAAPRWLLSVMGLFVPVLRENMEMLYQFEHDYVFDSTKFERAFGLTATPYREGIRRMLES; translated from the coding sequence GTGCCGTTGCACACGATCCTCGGGGCGAACGGCGTGATCGGCCGGGGGCTGTCGCGCGAGCTCCGCGCGTTCGAGGTGCGGGTGAGGCAGGTCGGCCGTTCGCCGCGCGCCGAACACGACACGGATGACGTCGTTCGGGCCGATCTGCTCGACGCCCGAGCGACCGCTGATGCGATCGCGGGCAGCGAGGTCGCCTATCTCGTGGCGGGCCTCGCGTACAACACCCGCGTGTGGCAGGAACAATGGCCCGTCGTGATGCGGAACGTCATCGACGGCTGCCTGCGGCATCGGAGCGCCCTGGTCTTCTTCGACAACGTCTACGCCTACGGGCGGGTGGACGGCCCGATGACCGAGACGACTCCGTACAACCCGTCGAGCCGCAAGGGCGACGTGCGCGCGCGGATTGCCACGACGCTCATGGACGAGGTGCGGCGAGGAACGCTCCGCGGGATGATCGTGCGCGCGGCAGACTTCTACGGTCCTGGCGCGGCACTCAGCCTCACACACGCGACGGTGACCGAGCGGATCAAGGCGGGCAAGACGCCGCAGTGGATCGGCAATCCAGAAGCGGAGCACACGTTCACGTTCACACCCGATGCGGCCCGCGCGCTGGCGCTCCTGGCGAACCGGACCGATGCGTACGGACAGGTCTGGCATGCGCTGACGAGCAAGGAGCCGATGAGCGGCGAACGCTTCGTTCGCCTCGCGTGCGAGATCGCGGGCCGGCCGAACCGGCTGCAGGCCGCCCCTCGCTGGCTGCTGTCCGTGATGGGGCTCTTCGTCCCGGTGCTCCGCGAGAACATGGAAATGCTCTATCAGTTCGAACACGACTACGTCTTCGACAGCACGAAGTTCGAACGGGCGTTCGGCCTGACCGCAACCCCGTACCGGGAGGGGATCAGGCGCATGCTCGAGAGCTGA
- a CDS encoding aldo/keto reductase translates to MESRVLGSDGLAVSALGFGCMGISFGLGPGVSRGEGIAIIRAAADAGVTFFDTAEVYGPFTNEDVVGEALEPVRDQVAIATKFGFKFENGKQAGLDSRPAHIREVVEASLKRLRTDRIDLLYQHRVDPDVPIEDVAGAVKDLIAEGKVEHFGLSEAGVQTIRRAHAVQPVAALQSEYSLWWREPEREVLPTLEELGIGLVPFSPLGKGFLTGTIDETTSFASTDIRNVVPRFADDNRRANLAFVDWLKAFAARRHATPAQIALAWLLAQKPWIVPIPGTTKRHRLEENLGAAAIHLTAADLSEIDEASSRIQVQGARYPDHLQKLVGR, encoded by the coding sequence ATGGAGTCACGTGTACTGGGATCTGACGGGCTGGCGGTGTCGGCGCTGGGGTTCGGCTGCATGGGGATCAGCTTCGGACTCGGCCCAGGGGTGAGCCGCGGCGAGGGGATCGCGATCATCCGCGCGGCGGCGGATGCCGGGGTCACGTTCTTCGACACCGCCGAGGTCTACGGACCGTTCACGAACGAGGACGTCGTCGGCGAGGCGCTCGAGCCGGTACGCGACCAGGTCGCGATCGCCACGAAGTTCGGCTTCAAGTTCGAGAACGGCAAGCAGGCGGGGCTCGACAGCCGGCCGGCGCACATCCGCGAGGTGGTCGAGGCGTCGCTGAAGCGGCTCCGAACCGATCGCATCGATCTGCTCTATCAGCACCGCGTCGATCCGGATGTGCCGATCGAAGACGTCGCCGGCGCCGTGAAGGACCTGATCGCCGAGGGCAAGGTCGAACACTTCGGCCTGTCCGAGGCGGGCGTGCAGACGATCCGGCGCGCCCACGCCGTCCAGCCGGTCGCGGCGCTCCAGAGCGAGTACTCGCTCTGGTGGCGTGAGCCCGAGCGCGAGGTGCTCCCGACGCTCGAGGAGCTCGGCATCGGCCTCGTCCCGTTCAGCCCGCTCGGCAAAGGATTCCTCACCGGCACGATCGACGAGACGACGAGCTTCGCCTCGACGGACATCCGCAACGTCGTGCCCCGATTCGCGGACGACAACCGCCGCGCGAATCTCGCGTTCGTCGACTGGCTGAAAGCGTTCGCCGCACGCCGGCACGCGACGCCGGCGCAGATCGCGCTCGCCTGGCTGCTGGCGCAGAAACCGTGGATCGTCCCGATCCCCGGCACGACGAAGCGGCACCGGCTGGAGGAGAACCTCGGCGCCGCGGCGATCCACCTGACCGCAGCCGATCTCAGCGAGATCGACGAGGCGTCATCGCGGATCCAGGTGCAGGGCGCTCGCTATCCCGACCACCTGCAGAAGCTGGTCGGCCGGTAG
- a CDS encoding DUF86 domain-containing protein: MRIDRAVLAERTAAVNRHLARVRSRLPERKADFVASTDAADAVILHMWQATQIVIDLAVAACVAYDLGTPRSYADAFRRLQAGSIIDATLADRLVRAAGFRNVVAHAYEELDMARVYDAASAGPADLLAFIGALERQPR, from the coding sequence ATGAGGATTGACCGCGCGGTGCTGGCCGAGCGGACCGCGGCTGTCAATCGCCACCTGGCACGCGTGCGAAGCCGGCTGCCCGAGCGCAAGGCCGACTTCGTGGCCTCGACCGATGCGGCCGACGCCGTGATTCTCCACATGTGGCAGGCCACGCAGATCGTGATCGATCTCGCGGTGGCCGCCTGCGTGGCGTACGACCTCGGAACTCCTCGGAGTTACGCAGACGCCTTTCGCCGCCTTCAGGCGGGCAGCATCATCGACGCGACGCTCGCCGACCGCCTGGTTCGCGCGGCCGGCTTCCGCAATGTCGTCGCGCACGCGTACGAAGAGCTCGACATGGCGCGCGTGTACGACGCCGCGTCAGCGGGTCCGGCGGACCTGCTCGCGTTCATCGGCGCGCTGGAGCGCCAGCCGCGGTAG
- a CDS encoding DUF1800 domain-containing protein, with the protein MGGDRVRPIARQPPLNAVDHLLMDLSLRALNGFGLGARPGERATIGDPRGWLRAQLRAGAPIVQAPAEATPDQLTAAIEAFRMAGQGAVNDTGRAARQEARRRLTSIAAAESRQALVQRITSARPFVERLVAFWSNHLCVSTAAKVLVAPLAGRYEREAIRPHVLGRFEDLVLASATHPAMLVYLDNLQSIGPSSPAARASGRGRGTARGLNENYARELLELHTLGVDGGYTQQDVQELAKMLTGWTVGGLTPERPAARGAPGGRGVARGRGRAAAIPVEAAGAGVGFAFRPLLHEPGAKTLLGTRYDESGQAEGERAIRALARHPATARFIATKLVRHFVSDDPPPGAVDRIARRFRETGGDLALVAEALIDLPEAWTLEARKFRTPQDWVVAMLRAFDVADAGALVLPVLRQLRHPLWSPQAPKGFGDTAAEWADPDSLLNRAELARGMTRRLRLPRVDPRALADVMDIAPGDPLRRFLDDASIAVEERMALALAGPAFQWR; encoded by the coding sequence ATGGGAGGCGATCGTGTCCGCCCGATAGCCCGGCAGCCGCCGCTGAACGCTGTGGATCACCTCCTCATGGATCTCTCGCTTCGCGCCCTCAACGGATTCGGGCTTGGCGCACGGCCGGGCGAGCGCGCCACGATCGGCGACCCGCGCGGCTGGCTCCGGGCGCAGCTTCGCGCCGGGGCGCCGATCGTGCAGGCGCCAGCGGAAGCCACGCCGGACCAACTCACCGCCGCCATCGAGGCGTTCCGGATGGCCGGGCAGGGCGCCGTGAACGACACCGGCCGGGCCGCTCGGCAGGAAGCGCGGCGACGGCTCACGTCGATCGCCGCGGCCGAGAGCCGGCAGGCGCTCGTGCAGCGCATCACGAGCGCGCGCCCGTTCGTCGAACGGCTGGTCGCGTTCTGGTCGAACCATCTCTGCGTGTCCACGGCCGCCAAGGTGCTGGTCGCACCGCTCGCCGGACGCTACGAGCGCGAGGCCATCCGGCCGCACGTGCTCGGGCGCTTCGAGGATCTCGTGCTGGCCTCGGCGACGCATCCGGCGATGCTCGTCTACCTCGACAACCTGCAGTCGATCGGCCCGAGCTCGCCCGCCGCGCGCGCGAGCGGCCGCGGCCGCGGCACCGCGCGCGGGCTCAACGAGAACTACGCGCGCGAGCTGCTCGAGCTGCACACGCTCGGCGTGGACGGCGGCTACACGCAGCAGGACGTGCAGGAGCTGGCGAAGATGCTGACGGGCTGGACCGTGGGCGGGCTCACGCCCGAGCGGCCCGCGGCACGCGGCGCGCCGGGCGGGCGCGGTGTCGCGCGCGGCCGCGGACGGGCCGCCGCCATACCGGTCGAAGCCGCCGGCGCCGGCGTCGGCTTCGCCTTCAGGCCGCTCCTGCACGAGCCCGGCGCGAAGACGCTGCTCGGCACCCGCTACGACGAGTCAGGACAGGCCGAGGGCGAACGGGCGATCCGCGCGCTCGCCCGCCATCCGGCCACCGCACGGTTCATCGCGACGAAGCTCGTCCGCCACTTCGTCAGCGACGACCCGCCGCCCGGCGCGGTCGATCGGATCGCGCGGCGGTTCCGCGAGACGGGCGGCGATCTCGCGCTCGTCGCCGAGGCGCTCATCGACCTGCCGGAAGCCTGGACGCTGGAAGCGCGCAAGTTCCGCACGCCGCAGGACTGGGTGGTCGCGATGCTGCGCGCGTTCGACGTCGCCGACGCGGGCGCTCTCGTGCTGCCGGTGCTGCGTCAGCTCCGGCATCCGCTCTGGTCGCCGCAGGCGCCGAAGGGCTTCGGCGACACGGCGGCCGAATGGGCCGATCCCGATTCGCTCCTGAACCGCGCCGAGCTGGCCCGCGGCATGACCCGCCGGCTCCGGCTGCCGCGCGTCGATCCGCGCGCGCTCGCGGACGTGATGGACATCGCGCCGGGCGATCCCCTACGCCGGTTCCTCGACGACGCGTCGATCGCCGTCGAGGAGCGCATGGCGCTCGCGCTCGCCGGCCCGGCGTTCCAATGGAGATGA
- a CDS encoding DUF1501 domain-containing protein, which yields MHRRTFLRHMCAGGIATFGFPTVNFAQIASPGRFVFALLRGGFDGLSAVVPYGDPAYSSLRGQFAFQPAELVELTDTFGLAPGLAPLKELWDARELVALHAMAIPYRTRSHFDGQAVLETGIDRPIGSSDGWLNRLLQTMSGRRAGIAIAAGMPRSLSGPFDVQTWSPAQLGAVDDAYLERLAALYRTDKILSGRFEAAVQQKDVVGEEPMAGGNARRGGITPLMQAAARILRQDSGPNVAAVEFSGWDTHANQGVAGGALDRLLGQLAEGLMAFRRDMGPAWSDTTVVVMTEFGRTARPNGTRGTDHGTAGAGFVLGPKVARAAVVADWPGLRDQDLFERRDLAPTLDTRSVLKAVVAAAFDLTPAQLARVFPESAAARPLSSLMT from the coding sequence ATGCACCGCCGGACGTTCCTTCGTCACATGTGCGCCGGCGGCATCGCGACGTTCGGGTTCCCGACCGTCAACTTCGCGCAGATCGCGTCGCCGGGCCGCTTCGTCTTCGCGCTGCTGCGCGGTGGATTCGATGGCCTGTCGGCCGTCGTCCCCTACGGCGATCCGGCGTACTCGTCGCTGCGAGGCCAGTTCGCGTTCCAGCCCGCCGAGCTCGTGGAGCTCACCGACACGTTCGGCCTGGCGCCCGGGCTCGCACCGCTCAAGGAGCTGTGGGACGCGCGCGAGCTCGTCGCGCTGCACGCCATGGCGATCCCATACCGCACCCGCAGCCACTTCGACGGTCAGGCCGTGCTCGAGACGGGCATCGATCGGCCGATCGGCTCGTCCGACGGCTGGCTCAATCGCCTCCTGCAGACGATGTCCGGACGCCGCGCGGGGATCGCGATCGCGGCCGGCATGCCGCGCTCGCTGAGCGGGCCGTTCGACGTGCAGACCTGGTCGCCGGCGCAGCTCGGCGCGGTGGACGACGCGTATCTGGAGCGGCTGGCGGCGCTCTATCGCACGGACAAGATCCTGTCGGGCCGGTTCGAGGCGGCCGTTCAGCAGAAGGACGTGGTCGGCGAGGAGCCGATGGCCGGCGGCAACGCCCGGCGGGGCGGCATCACGCCGCTGATGCAGGCGGCCGCGCGCATCCTCCGCCAGGACTCCGGCCCGAACGTCGCGGCCGTGGAGTTCAGCGGCTGGGACACGCACGCCAATCAAGGGGTGGCGGGCGGCGCGCTCGATCGGCTGCTCGGCCAGCTCGCGGAAGGGCTCATGGCGTTCCGCCGCGACATGGGCCCGGCCTGGTCCGACACGACCGTCGTCGTGATGACCGAGTTCGGCCGCACGGCGCGGCCGAACGGCACACGGGGCACGGACCACGGCACGGCCGGCGCGGGATTCGTGCTCGGCCCGAAAGTCGCGCGGGCAGCCGTGGTGGCGGACTGGCCCGGGCTGCGCGATCAGGATCTGTTCGAGCGCCGCGATCTCGCGCCGACACTCGACACGCGATCGGTGCTGAAAGCCGTCGTAGCCGCCGCGTTCGACCTCACGCCCGCGCAGCTCGCGCGCGTGTTCCCCGAATCGGCGGCCGCGCGGCCGCTGTCGTCTCTCATGACGTGA
- a CDS encoding esterase family protein → MRQLSVWMLVAALGAMHVVLAGQSQSPAPSAQAAAAPAAPRPTPPTRDPHTPGFVEKIELPDGTLPPADTVGNYVIGPTHTPAPETMPRPGVPVGDVFEFQMSSAESRIYPGIARDPGTFGTPDPQNPARLIVTTSHPAPWTRRVQVYVPKQYLRGAAAPFIVGADGPDPMLFVTLDNLIAQGRVPAMIAISIGNGGGDAQGSQRGLEYDTMSGTYAAFVESEVLPRVEEQYNVTLSRDPDARATMGGSSGGSAALIMAWYRNDLYHRVLAYSITAVNQQWPSNPDTPGGAWEFHRSLIQSSPRKPIRIWLAVGDRDLLNPNVMRDGMHDWVQASEEMARVLAARGYTYQYSFVKNAGHTDRAMKAQTLAQALEWLWKDYPRSH, encoded by the coding sequence ATGCGTCAACTCAGCGTCTGGATGCTGGTGGCCGCACTGGGGGCCATGCACGTGGTCCTGGCAGGGCAATCGCAATCGCCCGCCCCGAGCGCGCAGGCGGCCGCCGCTCCCGCGGCGCCCCGCCCGACGCCGCCCACGCGCGACCCCCACACACCAGGCTTCGTCGAGAAGATCGAGCTGCCGGACGGCACGCTCCCGCCGGCCGACACGGTCGGCAACTACGTCATCGGGCCGACGCACACGCCCGCGCCCGAGACGATGCCACGGCCTGGCGTCCCGGTGGGTGACGTCTTCGAATTCCAGATGAGCTCCGCTGAGAGCCGGATCTATCCCGGCATCGCGCGAGACCCTGGCACCTTCGGAACACCCGATCCCCAGAATCCCGCCAGGCTGATCGTCACCACCAGCCATCCGGCGCCGTGGACCCGCCGCGTACAGGTGTACGTGCCGAAGCAGTACCTGCGCGGCGCCGCGGCACCGTTCATCGTCGGCGCCGACGGGCCCGATCCGATGCTCTTCGTCACGCTCGACAACCTCATCGCGCAGGGGCGCGTGCCGGCGATGATCGCGATCTCGATCGGCAACGGCGGCGGCGACGCGCAGGGCAGCCAGCGCGGGCTGGAGTACGACACGATGTCGGGGACCTATGCGGCTTTCGTCGAAAGCGAAGTGCTGCCCCGCGTCGAGGAGCAGTACAACGTGACGCTCTCGCGCGATCCGGACGCGCGCGCGACGATGGGCGGGAGTTCCGGCGGCTCGGCCGCGCTGATCATGGCGTGGTACCGCAACGACCTGTACCATCGCGTGCTCGCGTACTCGATCACGGCGGTCAACCAGCAATGGCCGTCGAACCCCGACACACCCGGCGGCGCGTGGGAGTTCCATCGCAGCCTCATCCAGAGCTCGCCGAGGAAGCCGATTCGGATCTGGCTGGCGGTGGGCGATCGCGATCTGCTCAATCCGAACGTGATGCGCGACGGTATGCACGACTGGGTGCAAGCCAGCGAGGAGATGGCCCGCGTGCTCGCCGCCAGGGGCTACACCTATCAGTACTCGTTCGTGAAGAACGCCGGGCACACCGATCGAGCGATGAAGGCGCAGACGCTGGCGCAGGCACTCGAGTGGCTCTGGAAGGACTATCCCCGGAGCCATTGA